The Alosa alosa isolate M-15738 ecotype Scorff River chromosome 9, AALO_Geno_1.1, whole genome shotgun sequence genome includes a region encoding these proteins:
- the smx5 gene encoding smx5: MLFYSFFKSLVGKDVVVELKNDLSICGTLHSVDQYLNIKLTDISVTDPEKYPHMLSVKNCFIRGSVVRYVQLPADEVDTQLLQDAARKEAMQQKQ; encoded by the exons ATG CTATTCTATTCCTTCTTCAAATCCCTTGTGGGCAAGGACGTCGTGGTGGAGCTCAAGAATGACCTGAG TATATGTGGCACACTTCACTCTGTGGACCAG TATCTGAACATCAAGCTGACAGACATTAGCGTAACTGACCCAGAGAAATATCCACACATG TTGTCAGTGAAGAACTGCTTCATCCGCGGCTCGGTGGTGCGGTACGTCCAGCTGCCCGCAGACGAGGTGGACACCCAGCTGCTGCAGGATGCTGCCCGCAAGGAGGCCATGCAGCAGAAACAGTGA
- the LOC125301168 gene encoding peptidyl-tRNA hydrolase 2, mitochondrial-like, with amino-acid sequence MTDSYTGQTDTSYGLMAMGVVTSGCGLFLGWHLRGRIGTVIMTALRHKSGSSFRKTGLLGEEVKLTLVVRKDLNMGKGKVAAQCSHAAVNAYKELQKRNPNLLQQWEFCGQPKVVVKADNEESLLELYRQAKESGLVVSLIQDAGRTQTAPGSKTVLAVGPGPEDVVDKITGHLKLY; translated from the coding sequence ATGACCGACTCATATACTGGCCAAACGGATACCTCATATGGTTTAATGGCAATGGGCGTTGTCACCAGCGGTTGTGGACTTTTCCTTGGATGGCATCTCAGGGGACGTATAGGGACTGTCATCATGACAGCTCTTCGGCATAAAAGTGGAAGCAGTTTTCGTAAAACTGGCCTCTTGGGTGAAGAGGTAAAGCTGACACTCGTAGTACGAAAGGACCTAAACATGGGAAAAGGCAAAGTAGCAGCTCAGTGTTCCCATGCTGCTGTGAACGCATACAAGGAGCTTCAGAAAAGAAACCCGAATCTTCTTCAGCAGTGGGAGTTTTGTGGCCAGCCTAAAGTGGTGGTCAAGGCCGACAATGAAGAGTCTCTACTTGAACTTTATCGCCAAGCCAAGGAATCAGGCCTAGTTGTCAGTTTGATCCAGGACGCAGGGAGAACCCAGACAGCCCCAGGTTCAAAAACAGTTCTTGCTGTAGGACCAGGGCCCGAAGATGTTGTAGACAAGATCACAGGACATTTAAAATTATATTGA